The Littorina saxatilis isolate snail1 unplaced genomic scaffold, US_GU_Lsax_2.0 scaffold_3274, whole genome shotgun sequence genome includes a window with the following:
- the LOC138957927 gene encoding uncharacterized protein encodes MGKPSSRRADRRKSRKGQDNMYTRRNSRPQAQRAQNTPPPAEAPTRSSKPKQATSSESKLGSHLDMEFDQEDGLSGFRFIDVSLLIEFVSKLLCPTCKRPMGENKRLSHVSESRSSLASKFEFTCQCQMKQSFWTSAKLTKTYEVNRRFAVAMFAIGRNQQQGTRFLGNMNMPASMYKTSWVHHKKAILQATERTAEESTKKAAADLKAAKGDQVTVSCDGTWQRRGFQSKNGVFTLLSADKQNSKVIDTVTMSSYCDSCAKNKKKKTPEEFIEWRDHDHIPKGECDKNHDGPAGGMEAAGALTAFQRSVDQHQLKYVSFLGDGDSKAYASVSSRNIYPNLEIKKLECCGHVQKRMGRQLTSKVTELKKTKFPKNGKTVTGIGGKGGLTKKAILAIQGHYGAAIRNNSGNVKGMKKAIWAIWEHRNKIHDNCGAWCPSKKNPPEDPNRNALPQFACEAIKPVFQRLSDDVLLQKCAHGGTQNTNESFHNIIWERCPKTVFVGRPRLAIAVADATVAYNDGELGRLSIFTKLGMPQGFYTIKCFQELDRQRIRGAGAALDPAE; translated from the exons ATGGGAAAACCATCGTCTAGGAGAGCTGATAGGCGAAAATCACGCAAAGGACAGGATAATATGTACACAAGAAGAAATAGTAGGCCACAGGCACAGCGAGCACAGAACACACCGCCACCGGCTGAAGCACCCACTCGCTCGTCGAAACCAAAACAAGCCACTTCGTCGGAATCGAAACTAGGCTCTCATCTCGACATGGAATTTGATCAGGAAGATGGACTTTCTGGGTTTCGTTTCATCGATGTGAGCCTCCTGATTGAATTTGTATCAAAACTTCTCTGTCCAACTTGTAAACGGCCTATGGGTGAAAACAAGAGGCTGTCTCATGTGTCAGAGAGTCGTAGTTCCCTTGCATCGAAATTCGAATTCACATGTCAATGCCAGATGAAGCAGAGCTTTTGGACTTCTGCTAAGTTGACAAAGACATATGAAGTGAACAGACGGTTTGCCGTGGCAATGTTTGCAATTggcagaaatcaacaacaaggtACACGTTTTCTTGGCAATATGAACATGCCTGCTTCAATGTACAAGACAAGCTGGGTACATCACAAGAAGGCCATCCTACAGGCGACTGAAAGAACTGCTGAAGAAAGTACTAAAAAAGCTGCAG CTGACCTCAAGGCGGCCAAGGGAGACCAGGTAACTGTCTCATGTGACGGTACGTGGCAGAGGAGGGGCTTCCAGTCCAAGAACGGCGTCTTCACCTTGCTGTCGGCAGACAAGCAGAACTCGAAGGTGATTGATACTGTCACTATGTCATCTTATTGTGATTCTTGtgcaaagaacaagaaaaagaagacacccGAGGAATTCATTGAGTGGAGAGATCATGATCATATTCCAAAAGGAGAGTGCGACAAAAATCATGATGGCCCGGCTGGCGGCATGGAGGCTGCTGGCGCTCTCACTGCTTTTCAGCGGAGCGTCGACCAACACCAGCTCAAATATGTCTCGTTTCTCGGTGACGGTGACAGCAAAGCCTATGCTTCTGTCAGTAGTAGGAATATCTATCCAAATCTTGAGATTAAAAAGCTGGAGTGTTGTGGCCATGTACAGAAGCGTATGGGTCGACAGCTCACAAGCAAAGTGACGGAACTGAAAAAGACAAAATTTCCAAAAAACGGGAAAACGGTGACAGGGATAGGAGGGAAGGGAGGGCTGACAAAGAAAGCCATTCTAGCAATTCAAGGCCACTATGGTGCTGCTATCAGGAACAATTCAGGTAAtgtcaaaggaatgaagaaggCCATTTGGGCGATCTGGGAGCACCGCAACAAGATCCACGACAACTGTGGAGCCTGGTGCCCTTCCAAGAAGAACCCGCCAGAGGACCCAAACAGGAATGCCCTGCCACAGTTTGCGTGTGAAGCCATCAAACCTGTGTTTCAAAGGCTGTCTGATGATGTGCTTCTCCAGAAGTGTGCTCACGGAGGTACTCAGAACACTAACGAGTCCTTTCACAACATCATCTGGGAGCGGTGTCCCAAGACTGTTTTTGTCGGTCGGCCGCGCCTCGCCATAGCTGTTGCTGATGCTACAGTGGCCTACAATGACGGGGAGCTGGGGCGCCTGAGTATCTTCACTAAACTCGGAATGCCGCAAGGATTCTATACCATCAAGTGCTTCCAGGAGCTTGACCGGCAGAGGATCAGGGGTGCGGGGGCAGCACTTGACCCTGCCGAGC